One Kitasatospora sp. NBC_01266 genomic window carries:
- a CDS encoding FAD-dependent monooxygenase encodes MTSKVDDRVPVLIVGGSLVGLSASLFLGRLGVEHLLVERHPQTSHHPRGRGNNVRTMELYRTAGVERLIREAASVLAENHGILQAETLTGGDQEWLFKKIDPGGALARLSPSGWCLCSQNDLEPVLLRCARDLGGELRFGTELVSFEQDGDGVTALVRDRESGEHRTVRADYLLAADGPRSPVREALGIGRSGPGDLFHNVSITFRAKKLADAVGDRRFIVCYLTNPAGAGALLPVDNEQHWVFHAPWQPDRGEILEDFTDERCVALIRAATGVPDLEVEVTGKAPWHAAERVAERYADGRVFLAGDSAHEMSPTGAFGSNTGIQDAHNLAWKLAAVLRGWAGPGLLETYDAERRPVALATGARASARSAEHRHPGYDVSPGTGRQAGMLAVVLGYRYASSAVLGAEADAGPIPADFRPIAEPGGRAPHLWLTRAGTRVSTLDLYERSLVLLCGPEGGAWQAAGQRAAERLGVPLDCHRVGHDPQATLAPEPGADWAQLHDAAADGAVLVRPDGFVAWRARTAVADPEQTLVEVLERVLSRS; translated from the coding sequence ATGACGTCGAAAGTCGACGACCGCGTGCCCGTCCTGATCGTGGGCGGCTCCCTGGTGGGGCTCTCCGCCTCACTCTTCCTGGGCCGGCTCGGTGTCGAGCACCTGCTCGTCGAACGGCACCCGCAGACCTCGCACCATCCTCGCGGGCGCGGCAACAACGTGCGCACCATGGAGCTCTACCGAACGGCCGGGGTGGAGCGGCTGATCCGCGAGGCCGCCTCGGTGCTGGCCGAGAACCACGGCATCCTGCAGGCCGAGACGCTGACCGGCGGCGACCAGGAGTGGCTGTTCAAGAAGATCGACCCGGGCGGCGCGCTCGCCCGGCTCAGTCCGTCCGGCTGGTGCCTGTGCAGTCAGAACGACCTGGAGCCGGTGCTGCTGCGGTGCGCCAGGGACCTCGGCGGGGAGCTGCGGTTCGGCACCGAGCTGGTCTCCTTCGAGCAGGACGGCGACGGGGTGACCGCGCTGGTCAGGGACCGGGAGAGCGGCGAGCACCGGACCGTGCGGGCCGACTACCTGCTGGCCGCCGACGGGCCGCGCAGCCCGGTCCGGGAGGCACTGGGCATCGGGCGCAGCGGGCCCGGCGACCTGTTCCACAACGTCAGCATCACCTTCCGGGCCAAGAAGCTGGCCGACGCGGTGGGCGACCGGCGGTTCATCGTCTGCTACCTGACGAACCCCGCCGGGGCCGGCGCGCTGCTCCCGGTCGACAACGAGCAGCACTGGGTCTTCCACGCGCCGTGGCAGCCGGACCGCGGCGAGATCCTGGAGGACTTCACCGACGAGCGGTGCGTGGCGCTGATCCGGGCCGCCACCGGCGTGCCGGACCTGGAGGTCGAGGTCACCGGGAAAGCACCCTGGCATGCCGCCGAACGGGTGGCGGAGCGCTACGCGGACGGCCGGGTGTTCCTGGCCGGCGACTCGGCGCACGAGATGTCCCCCACCGGGGCGTTCGGTTCGAACACCGGGATCCAGGACGCGCACAACCTCGCCTGGAAGCTCGCGGCGGTGCTGCGGGGCTGGGCGGGACCCGGGCTGCTGGAGACCTACGACGCCGAACGGCGCCCGGTGGCCCTGGCGACCGGCGCGCGGGCCTCGGCCCGGTCCGCCGAGCACCGGCACCCGGGCTACGACGTCAGCCCCGGCACCGGGCGGCAGGCGGGCATGCTGGCCGTGGTGCTGGGCTACCGCTACGCCTCCAGCGCCGTGCTCGGCGCCGAGGCCGACGCCGGGCCCATCCCGGCGGACTTCCGGCCGATCGCCGAGCCGGGCGGCCGGGCCCCGCACCTCTGGCTGACCAGAGCCGGGACCAGGGTGTCGACGCTGGACCTGTACGAGCGGTCCCTGGTCCTGCTCTGCGGTCCCGAGGGCGGCGCCTGGCAGGCCGCCGGGCAGCGGGCGGCCGAGCGACTGGGCGTCCCGCTCGACTGCCACCGGGTGGGGCACGACCCGCAGGCCACCCTGGCGCCCGAGCCCGGGGCCGACTGGGCGCAGTTGCACGACGCGGCGGCCGACGGCGCGGTGCTGGTCCGGCCGGACGGGTTCGTCGCCTGGCGGGCGCGGACCGCTGTCGCCGACCCCGAGCAGACCCTGGTGGAGGTGCTGGAGCGGGTACTCAGCCGGAGCTGA
- a CDS encoding multicopper oxidase domain-containing protein, which translates to MSADQAPPETTRQQERESGRRSAIRALAGGATAALTGSAILAGATEARAEPSAGLGDDPFAADERGPTGRVREYWIQAESFQHNAVPNGYDAMMGRRMTAAQTTFWAIGFRAYTAGWGKPLDADLGPHGVGANAGIPGPVLRAEAGDVLRVHFRNNDEHYKWPHSMHPHGVRYDGNSDGGWLADDPDHPGTAVPFGSSYTYTWVCTSGSVGTWPYHDHSAPQAVHPGAGEPVMEIGAELGLFGVLAVTDRRTPAVDREFVVFLHDLYRSDVPSLAQNLNLVNGGAYLDNTPTFTAKVGDRVRWRIASLGSEFHVFHLHGHRWRSAQGYQGWADSELIGPATTLTIEYREDNPGDWIYHCHVAHHLMGGMAGRYRVTS; encoded by the coding sequence ATGTCGGCTGACCAGGCACCACCCGAGACCACCCGGCAGCAGGAGCGCGAATCCGGCCGCCGGTCCGCGATCCGCGCGCTGGCCGGCGGCGCCACCGCCGCGCTGACCGGTTCGGCGATCCTCGCCGGCGCGACCGAGGCCCGGGCGGAGCCGTCCGCCGGCCTCGGGGACGATCCGTTCGCGGCGGACGAGCGCGGGCCGACCGGGCGGGTGCGCGAGTACTGGATCCAGGCCGAGTCCTTCCAGCACAACGCGGTGCCCAACGGCTACGACGCCATGATGGGCCGCCGGATGACCGCCGCGCAGACCACGTTCTGGGCGATCGGCTTCCGCGCCTACACCGCGGGGTGGGGGAAGCCGCTCGACGCCGACCTGGGACCGCACGGGGTGGGCGCCAACGCCGGTATCCCCGGCCCCGTGCTGCGGGCCGAGGCGGGCGACGTGCTGCGGGTGCACTTCCGCAACAACGACGAGCACTACAAGTGGCCGCACAGCATGCACCCACACGGCGTGCGCTACGACGGGAACAGCGACGGCGGCTGGCTGGCCGACGACCCCGACCACCCGGGCACGGCGGTCCCGTTCGGCAGCAGCTACACCTACACCTGGGTCTGCACGTCGGGGTCGGTGGGCACCTGGCCCTACCACGACCACTCCGCGCCGCAGGCCGTGCACCCCGGCGCGGGCGAGCCGGTGATGGAGATCGGCGCGGAACTCGGCCTGTTCGGCGTCCTGGCGGTCACCGACCGGCGGACCCCGGCGGTGGACCGCGAGTTCGTCGTCTTCCTGCACGACCTCTACCGGTCCGACGTCCCGTCACTCGCGCAGAACCTCAACCTGGTCAACGGCGGCGCCTACCTCGACAACACCCCGACCTTCACCGCCAAGGTCGGCGACCGGGTGCGCTGGCGGATCGCCTCGCTGGGCTCCGAGTTCCACGTCTTCCACCTGCACGGGCACCGCTGGCGCAGCGCACAGGGCTACCAGGGCTGGGCGGACTCCGAGCTGATCGGGCCCGCCACCACGCTGACCATCGAGTACCGGGAGGACAACCCCGGCGACTGGATCTACCACTGCCACGTCGCGCACCACCTGATGGGCGGCATGGCGGGCCGCTACCGCGTCACCTCGTGA
- a CDS encoding SHOCT domain-containing protein, whose protein sequence is MTNYPMLNLFWTMLEFFVWLLWLFLLFKVITDIFRSHDMSGWGKAGWMIVVILLPFLGVLLYVIFRGKAMAEHDREQARRADEATKQYIREAAQPTGGSGSHVDELAKLADLKANGALTEEEYQRAKEKLLT, encoded by the coding sequence GTGACCAACTACCCGATGCTCAACCTGTTCTGGACCATGCTGGAGTTCTTCGTGTGGCTGCTCTGGCTCTTCCTGCTCTTCAAGGTCATCACCGACATCTTCCGCAGCCACGACATGAGCGGCTGGGGCAAGGCCGGCTGGATGATCGTGGTCATCCTGCTGCCCTTCCTGGGCGTCCTGCTCTACGTGATCTTCCGCGGCAAGGCCATGGCCGAACACGACCGGGAGCAGGCCCGGCGGGCGGACGAGGCCACCAAGCAGTACATCCGCGAAGCGGCGCAGCCCACCGGCGGCTCGGGCTCGCACGTCGACGAGCTGGCCAAGCTCGCCGACCTCAAGGCCAACGGCGCGCTGACCGAGGAGGAGTACCAGCGGGCCAAGGAGAAGCTGCTGACCTGA